Below is a window of Candidatus Hydrogenedentota bacterium DNA.
TCGCCTAACAGTTCCCACTATCAGGGCCTGTAGAGGACTTACACCTCATAAGTACGGGGCCATGCCTGGCACACAAAAAGCGCGCCGGACAAATTATCCGGCGCGCTCGAAGCAAGCATTTATATGGCGTACCCGAGAGGAATCGAACCCCTAACCTTCTGATCCGTAGTCAGACGCTCTATCCTATTGAGCTACGGGTACGCAGTGCTCGAAAGCAGCAATAGATTAGCACAAAAAACGGGACTCATGCAACTTTAACACCCGAAAAAAGTCGCCCTTCCCCCTTCAGGTGACCGACTGTCCGGCGTAGGCCTGTACCTCATCGTGCTTGTACTCCAGAGCGATGCCCGCCTCCTGAAACATCGCCTCGGACTCGGCGCCGGCGTGGTACTTGCGCTCGCACACAACGCGCTCGATACCGCAGTTGATGATCAGCATGGCGCAGACCCGGCACGGCGTCATGCGGCAATACAGGGTCGAGCCCTTCAGGGACACCCCGAGCTTGGCCGCCTGACAGATGGCGTTCTGCTCGGCGTGCACCGTTCGCACGCAGTGCTGGGTGACCGATCCGTCGTCGTGGGTCACTTTCTTGAACAAGTGACCCACTTCGTCACAATGGGGAAGACCCATGGGCGAGCCAACATACCCGGTTACCAGGAGCTGCCGGTCGCGGGCGATAACGCATCCGCTGCGGCCCCGGTCGCAGGTGGCCCGCTTCGCGATCGTGTTGGCCACTTCCATGAAATAATCGTCCCACGAGGGGCGCACGTGTTCTTCCGCCATGGTCTCGCCTTTCTCCTTCCAGCCCTGGGGCCTGTCAGCCGTCAGCAGTATACGGCAGACCGGGTCCCAGTCCAAAGCGACCTGGGTTCGTCAGCGTCGCGCGTGCGCCCAGCCGGTCAGGGCCAGCAGCGACATGCCCAGCAGGAACAGATCGCCGAGTCCGTTGCGCATCTTGACGGAGGGGAGACAACCGGGTGTTCCACCCTGGGCGGCGCGAAGCTCGGCCTCACTCAGAAGGCCATCTTTATTCGAATCGATCACGTTGAAATTCTCCTCCGAGAGCTCGGATAGA
It encodes the following:
- a CDS encoding cytidine/deoxycytidylate deaminase family protein, producing the protein MAEEHVRPSWDDYFMEVANTIAKRATCDRGRSGCVIARDRQLLVTGYVGSPMGLPHCDEVGHLFKKVTHDDGSVTQHCVRTVHAEQNAICQAAKLGVSLKGSTLYCRMTPCRVCAMLIINCGIERVVCERKYHAGAESEAMFQEAGIALEYKHDEVQAYAGQSVT